The Clostridia bacterium genome segment TATAGGAAACTTCGTTTACTTCTCCAAAGGGGTTTGTAAGATACCCTTCTTTAATCATATTGCCGTTTCCGTCATACCAATAGTTATGCCAAACGGTGGTTTCGCCCTCGTCATAAGCTTCAGAAACCAACTCGTTACGGGGATTGTAGGCATAATTCATAATAAAGCCGTTTGGCGCCTGTGTTGCGTACATATTGCCATAAGCATCATAGTAAAAGGAATGAGTCCGGCACAATACCGAACTCATTCTCAAGCAAGTTAATGTTTAATTTTTGGTCTAAACTTTTAGGCTATCTTCGTTAGAAAGTCACCATTTTTTTATTATTTCGACTAAACATTTTTCTTCTTTCCCGAAAAACAATTTTCCACTGAACATGAGCAACGCAATAACGAGATATAAAACTATGAAGATAAACTGCACTAATGCCTTTTCTTGATTTAGAAGAGTTGTTGCTCCTAATAATGACCAATTACCATACAACAAAACAGATAAAATTACTAGAAAAAATATCATTGGAATAGTTTTGAATTTAAAGTTCCCGTCTAACACAATACTATCGTTTTCTTTCTGTGCTTTACATTTAAAAACTCTTCGAAACGGATGTTGTAAAGTATTATTCACATAAGTAAGATATACATAGCTATTATTTTTTTTGAAATATAACCCTTTTTGAAAAAAGAAAGGCTTCATTTCTTGAGCATTTGACTTCAAATATTCTAATAGTTCTGTCTCCGATTTAAAATTAGTTATATATTTCATAAATTCACCAACTCCAAAGAATTTTTCCAAAATTTATATCAGCATGTAATTCAGCAGGCAAAACACTAACTCCTCCCGAAACACTCCCGCCTTTAGATGTATCGAAGTCTCCTCCTACATATCCCGCTGACCCACCTGCTGATATTGACATTCCTTCTAAATCATATATAGTATCTGCAGAATTGATAACTATTGTCCCGCTAACAGACGCATTGGGTGTGCCTGCACCAACACCACCAAATACTATTATTCCTTTGTTACCATAGTCATCCCAAACGAACATAATTTGAATATTGAGTTTAATTCCAAATGCCGCAGATGCCGAAATCCCCGTTCCATATGCTTCTTCTCCAGTAACATCAACATATGTTATTGGATTATTCAGTGCATAAACATATACGTTAGCACTTTGCAGTACGGAATTTATATCAGGTATGCGTGCAAAGGAACTATCTACATCTTTATGTTTTTCTCCATAAATCATGTTATCAAGATTCCAATGGGTGTCTTTCTGTGTAAATCTACCGGTATTGGGGGTATAATAGCGTGCACGGAGATAGATGGAGTCGGATTCCGCATCGTAGTATTCACCGCAATATCTAAAGGGATTTGTGTCGTTGGTGTCTATATTTCGTTCCACACCAAAGCCATCATATTCATAGTGTTTTACACTTTCACCTGCACTATTGGTTAAGTGTACAACATCACCATGTGCATTATGGACATAGTACTGTGAATTATTACTGATTAAGTCAAGACCATAATAATAGTTTTGTATACCATCCTTAACCAAATTCATGCCGTCCCAAATTTGGTTGGTGGTTTTTCCATTTACTGTCTTGCTATTTCTTAAACCATCCGCAGTATAAGTATATGTTGCTTGCTCGGTCCCTTTTCCTCTAAATTCTACTAAACGGTTAAAATCGTCATACTCGTAATGTGCAACATTGGGTACTTGTTGCGGTGTCCAGAAGTCGGCAGTCAATTCACTTTCTGTAGGTGTTGTTCCGTCTTTGGATGTATAAGTTTCGGTTATTTCAGACATCAGGTTGCCATTCTCATCATAGCTATAGGAAGTTAATTCCTCTACCTCACTTGCAGTATACATCTTACTGCCTGTCAGTTGTTTGTTGTTTTTGTCGAAGGTGTTTATTACTGTAAAACTTTCTTCGCCCGTTACAGATAAAGCTGTACGGTTGCCACGGCTGTCATAGCTATAAGTCATGTCAATATCGCCGACTGTTTCTGTTTTCAGTCTGTTTACACCGTCATAGGTGTAGGCGGTGGTTACACCGTCCTCGGTTTTGGTTGCCACATTGCCGTCTGTAAAGTAAGTATAGCTGATATTGGAAAGCACATCTGTATCGTTAGAAGCGGTTACATTGGTTGTCCAACCGGCATTGTTATAGGTATAATCTGTGGTTACGCCGTTGCCCAGTACAGATTTGGTTAATCTGTTATTTACATCATAGGTATAGCTTGAAATGGCATTATTGCCTTGCTTTACAGTTGTTAAGCGGTTTGCATTGTCATACACATAAGACAAGCTATAGTTTGGCATAGAGAAGGTCAAACGGTTACCGCGTTTATCATAGGTATAGTTTTTTGTAACGCCGTCTGTTACCTCTTTGGTGAGCCAACCCAAGCTATTATAGGTATAGGCAGAGCTTGTTTGTTGCGTTCCGTTTTGGGTGATGCTTGCCCCTACTCTATTATTCATCATATCATAATTATAGGTTGCTGTCAAGTTGCCAGCCGTTTTTTGGGTTAAGCGGTTTGCGCCCTCATAGGTATAGGCGGTACTGATGCCCTTACGGTCTGTCATGGATTTTACGGTGCCGTCTAAGTTATACACATAGGTTACGCTATCGCCCAAAGCATCGGTTACAGTAACAGGCTGATTGAGGAAGTTATATGTATAGGTGGTGGTAGACTGTTCGCCTGTATTGCCTACCGTTTGGGTGAGCATTCTGCCGCCCTTGTCATAGGTATAGTTGACCTCGGTGCTATCGCCCTTGTTGTTTTGGCTTACCTTTGTTACGTTATTATTGGCATCATAGGTATAGTGGATATAGGAAACTTCGTTTGCTTCTCCAAAGGGGTTTGTAAGATAGCCTTCTTTAATCATATTGCCGTTTCCGTCATACCAATAGTTATGCCAAACGGTGGTTTCGCCCTCGTCATAAGCCTGAGAAACCAATTCGTTACGGGGATTGTAGGCATAATTCATAATAAAGCCGTCGGGAGCCTGTGTGGCGTACATATTGCCATAGGCATCATAGTAATTGGTGGTTGTGTTACCTAAAGCATCTTTTACGGTGCGCGGCTGATTGACACCGTTATAGGTATAGGTTGCAACTGTTCCTTTTTCGTCGGCAACCGAAAGGACATTACCCATCTTGTCATAGGTATAGGTGGTTGTACCTGTGTCGGGTGTAGTTTGTGAAGTCATAAACCCGAGTTCGTTATACTTTTGCGTTACATCAAAATGTTGATTATTGGTTTTATAGGTTCGGGTTTTGATTTGGGTGCCGGTATGGGTGCCGTCATCCGAAGCAATGTCAAACAAGGTATAGGTATACTGTTGTTTTGCCTTTAACTCGTCATTATAGAACTCTTTCTGCTCTAAGATTTTGCCGCCGTCGTTAAAGGTGTACTCGATTTTGGTATAGTCGCCATCGGTATTTTCAAACACTTTGTTTGTGCTTATTCTGCCACGGTTGTCATAGGTCACTTCGTCCATTTGTACCCAGGTTTCGCCATCTAATGCATAGCTTGCGGTGTACCGACCCAGTCCGTCATAGATTTGTTTTACACGGTTGCCGTTGGAGTCGGTGGCGATGATGATGTTGTTTTCATAATCATAGCTATAAAGACTTGTGCTGTTTAAGGTTAAATTGGTTTGAGACAGCACATCACCCGAAATATTGTATGTGGTGGTATGGGTATTGCCATTGGCATCGGTTGCGCGAACGGCTCTGCCTAACATATCGTAGGTTTCGGAGGTGGTATGGTCCGAAACGGCTCTGAAGCCTGTGGTTGCTGTGTTTACAATTAAGCTATAGTCGTTTAAGTTGTTCGCTTCGGTATTTAATTCCGGATAGGTATAGGTATAGGTTGTGGTGCCTTCATCTTCATCATAAGTAACAGATGCCAATGTGCCATCCGCATTATAGGTATAGCTTTGTGTTCTTGAACGCAGGTCGGTACCGCTTACCGTCATGGATGCAGGGGTTTTGCCGTCCGAGCTGAAAGTATAGGTTGTGGTAAGATTTACCGCTCTGTTTGATGTACCGCCATTTACGGTATGGGTTTTAAGTTGTTCGTAGGGGCCATAGGTATAGGTTTCGGTATAGCCTGCAACACGTTTACTCCATATTTTATCCAATCCTCCGGTGTATGAGGTTATTGTTGTATAGGGAAGTCTGTTCTCCGGCACTTCAGCATCAACAGATGTTGCGTTTATTTGATACAAATCTGTTCGGGTAATTAAATTAGGATTCACTGCACCAGACTCATATGTATAGTTCGTTTTAGTCAAAATTCCATCTTGTAAAACGCGACTTTCCGTCAAGCGTTGTTTAGAATCATAGATGTCTTTTTGTATACCATTCGGACTTTGGATTATAGTATAATGTGTATACTCTTCATCGTTTGTTATTTTTCCTTCCTGTGGATTGTTATAAGCATAGGTTGTTTCCATTTGTTTTTCGCCATCAAACATGTAATATGTTTTGGAAACCTTCTGTTTTTCTGTTTCATGCTCGGTATAATTGAAATATACATTTGATGTATCATACTCGTATACTTTTTTAGTGTTATCTGAAAGTTCAACTTCGGTAAGTAACATCTTCCAATCTGCACGAGTAGCATTTTCTGAATATCCAAACTCTACCAAGTCCTGAACAAGCTTATGTGTATATGTCGTTTTGTCTTGGCTTGTTTCTGTTCCGCGATACACATTTAAAGTGTAGATATTATCTGTATATAAATTATTACCCGGATCGACCATCGCATCGTTTTCAGATATTGTTTCATATGTAACAATTATGTTTTCGTCAAATGCTCCTTGTTCTTCCGTTTGTTGATCGTAAGGAACACTTCCTACCGTGATATTTGCCAAAAGATCTCCATTATAATTAAATCGTATAGAACGTCCATAAGTGTCTACAATATTTAACAACTTATCTCCAGAGAAATTGTATGTAATATAGTTTCCAAATCGATCTTCTATTGCTACCATTCGTTGATCATACAAATTGTAATAACGTTTTGTCCCTTCAGGGTCTGTTACCTTCGCATTATATTCGCAATACGGAAGCTCCCGATAATATTCCGAATCAAAATTATCGGTAAATTCAACATCCCAATCATTCAAAACGTTAACCTGTCCGTTATTTGTATAGGTTGTTACTTTTTGATATGTAACCGTCCCATAATCTGCATCTTGACGATATGAAATGTAAAGTTCATCGTCTTTTTCGGTGCTGAAATGAGCTGTTCCAACATAAAATCTATCGTTTATCGGCCCATCTAAATATTTGTTTTCCCATTCGGCAAAAGGAAGTTGTATACGCCAACCATTACCTATTGATGTGCCCATTGCAGGATCTGTAACATTCATTAACTCTACTTTTGTTTCATAAGAAACTTCGGCACAAACTGCACCCAAATTTGTATTTCGCACTAATTTAACTGCGTTCGCATCTGATGATTGAATGTCCTCATACATATATAAAATACTGCTTGAATCTAATGATGGATTCGATTCAGGCAATATAGTCATGCCGGAAACATTATTTTGCCCATACTCAGAATAGTTCATTAAAACAGATATTCTATGATTTTCATCTTCTGCCAACAACATTTCTGTTTCGCTATTAAATACAACATATATTGGTTGCGTAGTATTATTTTCCAGATAATACGTGTAAATATATTGGTAGTATTTTTCATTTACTACTTCGTTATTTGTTTTATAATTAATAGGATAACGACTTGAGTTGTTTGTGTAATCAAAATCAGATCCCATTTCATTTGAAATAGTTTGTAAGGCACTGTTATACACGCGGTTAACAGAAACGTCCAAACCAGCTTTGCCCGGCAAATATAAATCCGTTGATGAATAGTGCAATGCACCAGTAGCACTGTTTATATAGCTGTTGCCCGATTTATCAAAAATTGCTCCCTGGTTTCTTCTATCGCCTAAAATACTATTCAAATATTGTTGTTCTTCATAAACAACCGGGTCAAAATCTGCAGTTTCGGCACTTGTTGCTTCAACACTATATGTTGCTCCGATTGTCTCGACATCCACCCCAGCAACTTGCATCGCAAAAGAAACGTTGTTCTCCATAACCAACAAAGGATGTTCATCACTATATACTGTTTGCACTACACTTTTTTGTGAAACCGATTCAATTGCAAATGCTGGTGCAATTTGAAAAACCATTAATGCTGAAAGCACCCACGCTGTAAATTTTTTCATTTATAATCCCTCCTCACTCTTGATAACATTTCAAATTAATATGACCTTCTACTTTTGAAGTGAATTCTAGCACATGAACCAGACCACTCCAATAGCTTTCGTCTAAAACTTCCTCTGTTGTGTACTCAATTTTAAGTATACCTTCGCTGTTCTCAACAACCTCAGTTGCCCCATGATTATTCGGAATTACATGCTGAATAATGTTGTCCACTTCATCATCTGTAAGCTCTAACATATGCGCATCATATTCAATAACCATAACTGTTTTACCTTCTGCTTTTTCTTTTGCCGTCACCGAAACATATACTTTTTCACCCGGTTTTACATATTTAATTAATCTGCCGTCCTCAACAACTGAAACGTCTTGAAGCACCTGTAAATAATATGGTGTTGCAGTTCGTCCTGCAAATGTTTTAATATAAAAATGTGTTACGTCGGTATCTGTTTCATCTGTATAATATCCTCCGTTTACAGGCTCTACTTTCTCCCACTCTCCTTGATGCTTTTTATATACATAAAATGTTGCATCCTTGTTTTCAGAAGACATTGTGATATTATACTTTGTAGCAAATCGACTTACAGGAAATTTATAATAATCTCTATCGGTTTCGTAGTCAAAGTAAAGTGTTTTTTCACCCTGATTATATGTATGTTCGGCACTTGAAAAATCTGAAAAATCGATATAGTATTTTCTGGTATACCCATTGTTACCTTCCAGCAAAATATACCCTTCACGATTTTGAGTTTCACTATTCAACGGCAAAACTGCTTCTAATGTAGTTGCTGCACTCGCTATACATGTATCATTTCCATTATATACATCATGCAATTCAATTCTCGCACCACCCTCAACCGGATCTTGCGCTGTCACTTTTACTTTAATACCTTCTTCGGTTCGCACAATCGAAGGGCCAAAGGTAAAATACGGCAAATTCATGTCTTCGTATTTTGCAAGTGTTGCATCATACCCTTCTTGCGTATCTGGCAGAATAATATCATAATCTGTAATTGTTAAATAATCAAGACGTGCATATCCATACCCATAAAATGTAAGTGTCGCTTGGCCTTTTTTCAAAGCAACAGATTCCGCTTCATCATAATTATAAAAAGCATATTCATTTGATGTCAAAAAATTACGCTTCATGCCAAAGCCATATAAATTATAGAGGTTGTCTGTTCCACCTATAATCCTATCATAAGTAATATCAAAATTATCATTACTATTTTTTCCTGTGATTGGGATTTCATCCCCCTCGCCTTGCTTAACAGTAATGCCAAATACTCTCTCAAACGCCTTTTGACTATCTTGAACATTTGGCGAACTTGCGGCACGGGCAGAAATTTCGTATTGCCCATCCTTAGGAATTTGCACAGTTGCAGTCATACGCACAACTTGTTTTCTATCGTTTACGCGTTTGTCTTTTGCTTGCATAATCGGATTTCCATAATTTGAATTATACACGCCAAAACCGCTTGTACTTTCAAACCAAACATCCTCGCCAAAAAACTCGGCATCTGTCGGATGAACTGTAAAATTATTTCTCGGTGTAAGTAAAATCGTTGTTTTGGATGATGGAACACTAAAAAGGTCTTCTGCCCGTTTCCCGCTACGATTGAATGCTGTAAATATCATTGAGTTGTACGAACTGTCATATAATCCTTCTGCCACAAAATCGGTTACATTACCATCGTAATAACCAAAAACTTCTAAAGTGCCGTTGCTTCCGATACCATAAACTGCATATCCGTCTATGTGTGTTCCTTCAACTTCGAAAACAACTTCCTCATTTTCGACTTGATAACCGGATTTAGAATAATAGGGTGACGGATAATTCAGCACTGCCCCAACAGATGCTTCATACATCGCCTCATTCATATTTTGTGACATGGGTTGAGATGCTAAAATTATAAAATCCATAATCGCACCGGGATATGCGTAAATGTTTAATGTATTAAATCCCTGCTCCAAATAAATGGGTTCAGCATCAGTATACATATGCGGTTTATGTTCAGCAGTAACATAGCTTCTTCTTGCTCCAAACAAATATCTCGGTTCATCGTTTATCATAAGAGCATTATAGTCGTCATAATCCGATAATTGATCCGATTCCGTAACCGCCTTATCACCCTGCACATACTTTTCGACACCATTTTCATAATAAGAAATCATAAATGTACCGAATTTGGGATCATTACTCTCCTGCTTCTGAGATAACGCTCTGGCACTTACATAATAATTCCCAGATACAGGAACAAAAATCTCTGTTGTATGCTTTAGAGGTTCTCCGTAGTTATTATTTAAAACAGTATATCCGCCCGATTCTTTTGAGAACGAATATGCAGAATACATATAGTCAATTCCC includes the following:
- a CDS encoding RHS repeat-associated core domain-containing protein, whose translation is MKKFTAWVLSALMVFQIAPAFAIESVSQKSVVQTVYSDEHPLLVMENNVSFAMQVAGVDVETIGATYSVEATSAETADFDPVVYEEQQYLNSILGDRRNQGAIFDKSGNSYINSATGALHYSSTDLYLPGKAGLDVSVNRVYNSALQTISNEMGSDFDYTNNSSRYPINYKTNNEVVNEKYYQYIYTYYLENNTTQPIYVVFNSETEMLLAEDENHRISVLMNYSEYGQNNVSGMTILPESNPSLDSSSILYMYEDIQSSDANAVKLVRNTNLGAVCAEVSYETKVELMNVTDPAMGTSIGNGWRIQLPFAEWENKYLDGPINDRFYVGTAHFSTEKDDELYISYRQDADYGTVTYQKVTTYTNNGQVNVLNDWDVEFTDNFDSEYYRELPYCEYNAKVTDPEGTKRYYNLYDQRMVAIEDRFGNYITYNFSGDKLLNIVDTYGRSIRFNYNGDLLANITVGSVPYDQQTEEQGAFDENIIVTYETISENDAMVDPGNNLYTDNIYTLNVYRGTETSQDKTTYTHKLVQDLVEFGYSENATRADWKMLLTEVELSDNTKKVYEYDTSNVYFNYTEHETEKQKVSKTYYMFDGEKQMETTYAYNNPQEGKITNDEEYTHYTIIQSPNGIQKDIYDSKQRLTESRVLQDGILTKTNYTYESGAVNPNLITRTDLYQINATSVDAEVPENRLPYTTITSYTGGLDKIWSKRVAGYTETYTYGPYEQLKTHTVNGGTSNRAVNLTTTYTFSSDGKTPASMTVSGTDLRSRTQSYTYNADGTLASVTYDEDEGTTTYTYTYPELNTEANNLNDYSLIVNTATTGFRAVSDHTTSETYDMLGRAVRATDANGNTHTTTYNISGDVLSQTNLTLNSTSLYSYDYENNIIIATDSNGNRVKQIYDGLGRYTASYALDGETWVQMDEVTYDNRGRISTNKVFENTDGDYTKIEYTFNDGGKILEQKEFYNDELKAKQQYTYTLFDIASDDGTHTGTQIKTRTYKTNNQHFDVTQKYNELGFMTSQTTPDTGTTTYTYDKMGNVLSVADEKGTVATYTYNGVNQPRTVKDALGNTTTNYYDAYGNMYATQAPDGFIMNYAYNPRNELVSQAYDEGETTVWHNYWYDGNGNMIKEGYLTNPFGEANEVSYIHYTYDANNNVTKVSQNNKGDSTEVNYTYDKGGRMLTQTVGNTGEQSTTTYTYNFLNQPVTVTDALGDSVTYVYNLDGTVKSMTDRKGISTAYTYEGANRLTQKTAGNLTATYNYDMMNNRVGASITQNGTQQTSSAYTYNSLGWLTKEVTDGVTKNYTYDKRGNRLTFSMPNYSLSYVYDNANRLTTVKQGNNAISSYTYDVNNRLTKSVLGNGVTTDYTYNNAGWTTNVTASNDTDVLSNISYTYFTDGNVATKTEDGVTTAYTYDGVNRLKTETVGDIDMTYSYDSRGNRTALSVTGEESFTVINTFDKNNKQLTGSKMYTASEVEELTSYSYDENGNLMSEITETYTSKDGTTPTESELTADFWTPQQVPNVAHYEYDDFNRLVEFRGKGTEQATYTYTADGLRNSKTVNGKTTNQIWDGMNLVKDGIQNYYYGLDLISNNSQYYVHNAHGDVVHLTNSAGESVKHYEYDGFGVERNIDTNDTNPFRYCGEYYDAESDSIYLRARYYTPNTGRFTQKDTHWNLDNMIYGEKHKDVDSSFARIPDINSVLQSANVYVYALNNPITYVDVTGEEAYGTGISASAAFGIKLNIQIMFVWDDYGNKGIIVFGGVGAGTPNASVSGTIVINSADTIYDLEGMSISAGGSAGYVGGDFDTSKGGSVSGGVSVLPAELHADINFGKILWSW